A window of Polaribacter litorisediminis contains these coding sequences:
- a CDS encoding energy transducer TonB family protein — MSILETKHKRKSAAITAVILLLLLLVIFNYGMTYLDPPEEYGLAINYGDSDIGSGEPVEKTKKVAAPLVEKQQIIEEEVQEIPKEIIKEEIITDDTAKEVPVVETKETKKEPVKEVVQKEIPKEKPKPKPSKETQEALNNLLNGNASDGAPKGEGDNQKEGVKGNEKGDPDSNKYYGNTGSGSGGNYNLAGRKALSKPIEQPNCEEEGIVVVRITVDKNGKVISAVPGIKGSTNTSPCLLKPAREAALKTIWNADNKAPVNQVGTIIYKFSLVK, encoded by the coding sequence ATGTCAATACTAGAAACAAAACATAAAAGAAAATCAGCAGCTATAACAGCCGTTATATTGTTGCTTTTATTGCTTGTGATCTTTAATTATGGAATGACCTATTTAGATCCGCCAGAAGAATATGGTTTGGCTATTAATTATGGGGATTCAGATATCGGTAGTGGGGAGCCCGTAGAAAAAACAAAAAAAGTTGCAGCTCCATTAGTTGAGAAACAACAAATTATCGAGGAAGAGGTTCAGGAAATTCCGAAGGAAATCATCAAAGAAGAAATCATTACCGATGATACTGCCAAAGAGGTTCCTGTTGTTGAAACAAAGGAAACAAAAAAAGAACCCGTAAAGGAAGTTGTTCAAAAAGAAATTCCCAAAGAAAAACCAAAACCAAAACCCTCAAAAGAAACCCAAGAAGCCTTAAATAATTTATTAAATGGCAACGCTTCGGATGGAGCGCCAAAGGGAGAGGGAGACAATCAAAAAGAAGGTGTAAAAGGAAATGAAAAGGGAGATCCTGATTCTAATAAATACTATGGAAATACGGGCAGTGGTTCTGGCGGAAATTACAATTTAGCAGGAAGAAAGGCTTTATCAAAACCCATAGAACAACCTAATTGTGAAGAAGAGGGAATTGTAGTAGTTAGGATTACAGTAGATAAAAACGGAAAAGTAATTAGTGCTGTTCCTGGGATAAAAGGCTCTACAAATACATCGCCATGTTTGTTAAAACCTGCAAGAGAAGCGGCATTAAAAACAATTTGGAATGCAGATAATAAGGCGCCTGTAAATCAAGTAGGAACCATTATTTATAAGTTTTCTTTGGTAAAATAA
- a CDS encoding ExbD/TolR family protein, whose protein sequence is MNLRGRNKVDPTFNMSSMTDIVFLLLIFFMLTSTLVTVSAIDVLLPKAGGKTENSKSVAVTITSKSIFYIDKTAVNSASLESEILKSVGTDKKKTIIIRGDKDVPYKNVMKVIDIANKNKLKMILAVKGN, encoded by the coding sequence ATGAATTTAAGAGGAAGAAATAAAGTAGATCCAACATTCAATATGTCTTCGATGACAGACATTGTTTTTTTATTGTTGATATTTTTTATGCTTACATCTACTTTAGTTACTGTAAGTGCTATTGATGTTTTACTGCCAAAAGCTGGCGGAAAAACTGAAAACAGTAAATCTGTAGCCGTTACCATTACCAGTAAATCCATTTTTTATATTGATAAAACAGCTGTAAATTCAGCAAGTTTAGAAAGTGAAATTTTAAAAAGTGTGGGTACAGATAAAAAGAAAACGATTATCATTAGAGGAGATAAAGATGTGCCCTATAAAAATGTAATGAAGGTAATCGACATTGCAAACAAGAATAAATTAAAAATGATATTAGCTGTAAAAGGTAATTAA
- a CDS encoding MotA/TolQ/ExbB proton channel family protein codes for MTSFFQENQDLLEEALQEEKTLSIYKLIMDGGLGGQIIIAILFVLLAVGLYIYFERFFAIKAASKIDVNFMNQIKDYVSNGKLESADSLCKSKNTPTARLIGKGISRIGKPLDDITKAIETAGKLEVYQLEKNVSVLATIAGVAPMIGFLGTVIGMIVAIHEIANAGGQIDIKLLSDGLYTAMTTTVAGLIVGIIAYITYNHLVVRTDKVVYQMEAKSVEFLDLLNEPA; via the coding sequence ATGACCTCATTTTTTCAAGAAAATCAAGATTTGTTAGAAGAAGCTCTTCAAGAAGAAAAAACATTGTCCATTTATAAATTGATTATGGATGGCGGTTTAGGTGGACAGATCATTATAGCGATTCTTTTTGTGCTATTGGCGGTTGGTTTGTATATTTATTTTGAACGTTTTTTTGCGATCAAAGCAGCATCAAAAATTGATGTAAATTTTATGAATCAAATTAAAGATTATGTTTCTAATGGCAAGTTAGAATCGGCAGACTCTTTATGTAAAAGTAAAAATACACCCACTGCGCGCTTAATTGGTAAAGGAATTTCTAGAATAGGAAAACCTTTAGATGATATTACGAAAGCCATAGAAACTGCGGGTAAGCTAGAGGTATATCAATTAGAAAAAAATGTATCTGTTTTGGCAACGATTGCAGGCGTCGCACCCATGATTGGTTTCTTAGGAACGGTAATCGGTATGATTGTTGCAATCCATGAAATAGCGAACGCTGGTGGTCAAATAGATATTAAGTTGCTTTCAGACGGATTGTATACAGCGATGACAACTACGGTAGCTGGGCTAATTGTAGGGATTATTGCGTATATTACCTATAATCATTTGGTGGTAAGAACCGATAAAGTAGTGTATCAAATGGAAGCCAAATCGGTTGAGTTTTTAGATTTGTTAAATGAACCAGCCTAA